A genome region from Halocatena salina includes the following:
- a CDS encoding NADH-ubiquinone oxidoreductase-F iron-sulfur binding region domain-containing protein, translating to MAEDGSIGEGPIIRVSTSGKNRIRGREVLHAAREPTASIPIVEVGPTGIRELEPLILATYQGETAFYPQCSLMRVRDLVVALDDGSLPTKGAMAVTEHDPDTATLPTPDEGTFALGHRRVLDRSGWVVPANTHDYVASEDFLAATAADRADEWLSTLQDVSLRGRGRGDGACDTPVVDAWSTVQTVRDERESEPVVVVNANEADPNAEMDRLLLESNPLAVLDAALAVARIIGATNLLVYLNENEDLARDRVNEAAAELTNKVGADIPIEAIAGPNEYKAGEMTMAIEALEGNHRLEARLRPPFPTEEGLYGRPTLIHTPRTLAQIRSLFANGGDTIGTGSDPGTRLVTVVGDIETPLTLELPTDETLSVVKQAVDLDGRPKAACVGGVFGGVTRSLDVPIHMNALTAANLGTNGVVELFGQNRCMLSVVGNRASFAEKENCGRCFPCRGGTQQLASMLRDIYDGAFDAEKIRELLGTMRRSSICQFGQDAQRPVATAMNEFESEFRAHAEGYCPNDVCIQT from the coding sequence ATGGCCGAAGATGGTTCGATCGGAGAGGGTCCGATCATTCGCGTTTCGACCAGTGGGAAAAACCGAATACGAGGTCGGGAGGTACTCCATGCGGCTCGCGAGCCGACGGCGTCCATTCCGATCGTGGAGGTGGGACCGACCGGCATTAGGGAACTGGAACCACTCATACTAGCGACGTACCAAGGAGAGACGGCTTTTTATCCCCAGTGTTCACTCATGCGGGTCCGCGATCTCGTGGTTGCACTTGACGATGGGTCACTGCCGACGAAGGGAGCGATGGCAGTCACCGAACACGATCCGGATACAGCGACGCTGCCGACGCCGGACGAAGGGACGTTTGCTCTCGGTCATCGGCGAGTACTCGACAGGAGTGGCTGGGTGGTTCCAGCAAACACCCACGATTACGTGGCATCGGAGGATTTTCTCGCGGCAACCGCTGCTGATCGGGCGGACGAGTGGCTCTCTACGCTTCAGGATGTCAGTCTCCGCGGTCGTGGTCGTGGTGACGGGGCGTGTGACACACCGGTCGTCGACGCGTGGAGCACGGTCCAAACGGTCAGGGACGAACGTGAGTCTGAGCCCGTCGTCGTGGTGAACGCGAACGAAGCCGACCCGAACGCAGAGATGGACCGACTGCTGCTCGAATCGAACCCGTTAGCCGTACTCGATGCAGCACTGGCGGTAGCTCGGATCATCGGCGCGACGAACCTCCTCGTCTACCTCAACGAAAACGAAGACCTCGCGAGGGATCGCGTCAACGAAGCAGCTGCCGAACTAACGAACAAGGTCGGTGCCGACATACCGATCGAAGCCATCGCTGGACCGAACGAGTACAAGGCCGGTGAGATGACGATGGCGATCGAAGCACTCGAAGGTAATCATCGTCTTGAAGCACGACTCAGACCTCCGTTTCCGACCGAAGAGGGACTGTACGGACGGCCAACACTGATTCACACACCTCGAACGTTGGCGCAGATCCGCTCGTTGTTCGCTAACGGAGGCGATACCATCGGTACCGGTTCCGATCCAGGTACCCGTCTCGTCACTGTCGTCGGCGACATCGAGACGCCACTTACACTCGAACTTCCGACGGACGAGACGCTCTCCGTCGTCAAGCAGGCCGTCGATCTCGACGGACGACCAAAAGCTGCCTGCGTCGGCGGTGTCTTCGGGGGGGTGACGCGCTCTCTCGACGTGCCGATCCATATGAACGCGCTCACAGCCGCGAATCTCGGAACGAACGGCGTCGTCGAACTGTTCGGTCAGAACAGGTGTATGCTGTCGGTCGTCGGCAACAGAGCGTCGTTCGCCGAAAAGGAGAACTGCGGTCGATGTTTCCCCTGCCGTGGCGGCACCCAACAGCTTGCAAGCATGCTGCGGGACATCTACGACGGTGCGTTCGATGCCGAAAAGATCCGTGAGCTGTTGGGGACAATGCGCCGATCGAGCATCTGTCAGTTCGGTCAGGACGCACAACGACCGGTCGCAACCGCTATGAACGAATTCGAATCGGAATTTCGCGCTCACGCCGAGGGATACTGTCCAAACGATGTTTGCATCCAAACCTGA
- a CDS encoding family 78 glycoside hydrolase catalytic domain has product MSESTDRTRLSRPTELRVEYEERPTNVAPGTRPRFSWRVASDRRGGHQTAYRLIVGHDRTAVENGTGTVWDSGRVESTKATNVVYSGPRLAPDTDYYWSVIVWTNTGTTEWAAPARFSTALDNEQWTGDWIAHQPDGGDTNGWRSQWNPTDSTSNEWVQIDLCERREISSVGLHPAQPVVIIRTPDDTVVTMSWFENPLDGFGFPRGYRIEVADDPGFDDATLVVDTTDSLDDASVRRHEDLDARGRYVRVTATDLFDVQPSTTVGHRDTEVERHTEHVHAWQCFALAALTVHDRTGENLAHGRPVTASSSVETDTWGCDHLVNEHVTSRTASSSPLLRTEFTLDRPIETARAYVAAVGYGELHVNGDRVGERRLDPAWTDYERRVLYATHDITDQLTDGTNALGLWLGRGWFSKTHAYWVGDGSPRGRVVLTVEFEDGTTHTLTTNGEWRATESPIRENDVYDGEYYDARHEQDGWSSAGFDDSAWRPARVVDGPGGTLRPQRIEPMDVVETFDVEAVHDHPAGPILDFGQNLTGWLEIEIEGAESGAEITLHHAEALTDDGDLSTMDLRTADARDTYVARGIGIETYEPRFTYHGFRYVQVSGYPGELDPNRVTAKVVHTAMDRRGKFTCSNEDLNQLQHNAIWGLRGNTHSIPEDCPQRDERFGWTGDAHISTRALLFNFDAVRFDEKWIRDHEDAASPMGYVPDVIPNKHQENPADPTWSITRVMIPWYLYLHDGNDRILREQYEGMRQYVDYWYSVADDGIVPNDYGKFGDWLAFENADGRRGLPHALFNTAFLYQVIDTFVKIADALGNERDREIYRGRADHIATAFTDRFFDAEKGVYGPGTQSSYAVPLFVGLVPDTETECVVENLVEKVRTDGEQLTTGFLGTRPLIHTLATHGHADLAYEIVSQPDQPGWVYMVRNGATTMWERWNSDESVGSGMNSLNHSPFTHVSEFFYAILAGIRMGDVPVTEHVTIAPTLVDDLDWVNASVETPNGKLKVAWDRDGDRKYRLTVGIPWNTSATIHLPDIGGAIVSESGTVLEDNTVSGVRSIDRTDGTRMIEVGSGTYEFVVEPTS; this is encoded by the coding sequence ATGTCAGAATCCACTGACAGAACACGGCTGTCCCGTCCGACGGAGCTTCGTGTTGAATACGAAGAACGTCCGACGAACGTGGCTCCGGGAACGCGACCGCGGTTCTCGTGGCGAGTGGCGAGCGATCGGCGTGGCGGTCACCAAACAGCGTATCGGCTAATCGTCGGCCACGACCGTACGGCTGTCGAAAACGGAACCGGGACTGTGTGGGATTCCGGTCGAGTCGAATCCACGAAGGCGACGAACGTCGTCTACAGTGGTCCTCGACTCGCACCGGACACGGATTACTACTGGTCGGTGATCGTGTGGACGAACACCGGTACGACGGAATGGGCCGCTCCAGCGCGGTTCTCAACAGCTCTCGACAACGAGCAGTGGACGGGTGACTGGATCGCACATCAACCCGACGGTGGCGACACGAACGGATGGCGCAGCCAGTGGAACCCGACCGATTCAACCAGTAACGAGTGGGTCCAAATCGATCTTTGTGAACGTAGGGAGATCTCGTCCGTCGGTCTGCATCCGGCACAGCCGGTCGTCATCATCAGAACGCCGGACGATACGGTTGTGACGATGTCGTGGTTCGAGAACCCTCTCGATGGGTTCGGATTTCCCCGCGGCTACCGGATCGAGGTCGCCGATGATCCGGGCTTCGACGACGCTACGCTCGTCGTGGATACCACCGATTCGCTGGATGACGCTTCGGTCCGACGACACGAAGATCTCGACGCTCGTGGACGGTACGTCCGAGTGACAGCGACGGATCTATTCGATGTCCAGCCGTCGACGACCGTTGGTCACCGCGATACGGAGGTCGAACGACACACCGAACACGTTCATGCATGGCAGTGTTTCGCGCTTGCTGCGCTTACTGTCCACGATCGAACCGGTGAGAACCTCGCCCACGGTCGCCCCGTTACGGCCTCGTCGTCGGTTGAGACCGATACGTGGGGATGCGATCATCTCGTGAACGAACACGTAACGTCGCGGACCGCGTCTTCGTCACCGCTGTTGCGGACGGAGTTTACCCTCGATCGACCGATCGAGACGGCGCGAGCCTACGTTGCGGCCGTCGGCTACGGCGAACTCCACGTCAACGGCGATCGGGTGGGTGAGCGTCGCCTCGATCCCGCGTGGACGGACTACGAGCGGCGCGTCCTCTACGCCACCCACGACATCACGGACCAACTCACGGACGGAACGAACGCTTTGGGATTGTGGCTCGGACGCGGCTGGTTTTCGAAAACCCACGCATACTGGGTTGGTGATGGATCTCCACGAGGCCGGGTCGTTCTCACCGTGGAGTTCGAAGACGGTACGACTCACACGCTCACCACGAACGGTGAGTGGCGAGCGACCGAGAGTCCGATCCGTGAGAACGACGTTTACGACGGTGAATATTACGACGCGCGACACGAACAGGATGGATGGAGTTCGGCTGGCTTCGACGATTCGGCGTGGCGTCCTGCACGCGTGGTCGACGGTCCTGGTGGCACCCTCCGTCCCCAGCGGATCGAACCGATGGATGTCGTCGAGACGTTCGATGTTGAGGCAGTTCACGACCACCCAGCGGGACCCATTCTCGACTTCGGACAGAACCTTACAGGGTGGCTCGAAATCGAGATCGAGGGTGCTGAATCCGGTGCGGAGATAACACTCCATCACGCTGAGGCGCTCACCGACGACGGCGATCTCTCGACGATGGATCTCCGGACGGCGGACGCGCGGGACACGTACGTTGCGCGCGGGATAGGAATCGAGACGTACGAACCTCGGTTTACGTACCACGGATTCCGGTATGTTCAAGTGTCCGGCTATCCCGGCGAATTGGATCCGAACCGAGTGACTGCGAAGGTCGTTCACACGGCGATGGACCGGCGCGGGAAGTTCACCTGCTCGAACGAAGACTTGAATCAACTGCAACACAACGCCATCTGGGGACTACGCGGCAACACCCATTCGATTCCGGAAGACTGCCCCCAGCGGGACGAACGCTTCGGTTGGACTGGCGATGCACACATCTCGACCAGGGCGCTGTTGTTCAATTTCGATGCCGTACGATTCGATGAGAAATGGATCCGAGACCACGAAGACGCCGCGTCCCCGATGGGCTACGTCCCGGACGTGATCCCAAACAAGCACCAAGAAAATCCGGCAGATCCTACGTGGTCGATCACACGGGTGATGATACCGTGGTATCTCTATCTGCACGACGGTAACGACCGCATCCTCCGCGAGCAGTACGAGGGGATGCGGCAGTACGTCGACTACTGGTATTCAGTCGCGGATGATGGGATCGTTCCCAACGACTACGGCAAGTTCGGTGACTGGCTCGCCTTCGAGAATGCCGACGGCCGACGCGGACTGCCCCATGCCCTGTTCAACACCGCGTTCCTCTATCAGGTCATAGACACCTTTGTAAAGATCGCTGATGCTCTCGGCAACGAGCGGGACCGTGAGATCTATCGCGGCCGGGCTGACCACATCGCCACTGCGTTTACCGACCGTTTTTTCGATGCCGAGAAGGGTGTCTATGGTCCCGGTACGCAGTCGTCGTACGCTGTTCCATTGTTCGTCGGTTTAGTCCCCGATACGGAGACGGAATGCGTCGTCGAGAACCTCGTTGAGAAGGTGCGAACCGACGGTGAGCAGCTCACGACCGGTTTCCTCGGAACACGCCCCCTCATCCACACGCTCGCAACACACGGGCATGCGGATCTCGCTTACGAGATTGTGAGCCAACCGGACCAACCTGGCTGGGTGTACATGGTTCGAAACGGCGCGACGACCATGTGGGAACGCTGGAACTCCGATGAAAGCGTCGGTTCCGGGATGAACTCACTCAATCACTCGCCGTTCACCCATGTCTCCGAATTCTTCTATGCGATACTAGCTGGCATCCGGATGGGTGATGTTCCAGTGACAGAACATGTCACGATCGCTCCCACGCTGGTCGATGACCTCGACTGGGTAAACGCGAGCGTCGAGACGCCAAACGGAAAGCTCAAAGTCGCGTGGGACCGCGATGGGGACCGAAAATACCGGCTCACTGTGGGTATTCCGTGGAACACGTCTGCAACGATTCATCTACCGGACATCGGCGGTGCGATCGTGTCAGAGTCGGGAACGGTGCTCGAAGATAACACCGTCTCAGGTGTTCGTTCGATCGATCGAACGGACGGTACTCGGATGATCGAGGTGGGATCGGGCACCTACGAGTTCGTGGTCGAGCCGACGAGTTGA
- a CDS encoding molybdopterin oxidoreductase family protein: MNDRQTICPLCGVGCRLQPGTDGLRAQGAVGPANPNGRLCRKGIDAFAVVDEDRLTRPVVRRDSDWRAVSWSAAYDHVVDQFERLLDVHGPDTLGFLGAPHCTNEENYLLQKLARLLGTNNVDNRARHCHVSTTRVLSDRVGWPATTNRLADLSDADVIIVAGANPAERQPIAFNSFVRPAVNEGTTLIHVEPVGNRTTRLADVHIAPRPGMDALMFDLLSARVLEMDGVDRDFVTRRTSGFEAFTATITEVDHETRISVADVDTDVVDDVARLIAGADRVAGMVGTGVEGSAGRTNASEAFFHLLLLTGNFGRRGTGLYVLRGLTNEQGAIDAGCVPDRLPGHQSVMDTEARERIASEWGDPPPSTPGKTAKELLASFGNDIRGALVVGENPAISKRDPEWVRQRLNALDLLVVLDLVSSETTRHADVVLPTATSVEKDGTLTNLERRVQRTRQTVPPPGQARPDFVILRDLGQRLIDARAFDYSTVSTVFDELSRVAPTHTEISYADIDRHGRQWPFDSDGVLYEETFATPNGVAVFGSAQPMVELDAESGLQLVVGGRTSERHDDHRTNERTLRMHPADASERSIESADSVAVSHRSVTVEAPVQLASDLRRGTVYLPAEVADPLLRCETSTVTVRPISSTTHTHR; encoded by the coding sequence GTGAACGATCGACAGACGATCTGTCCGCTCTGTGGTGTCGGCTGTCGTTTGCAGCCGGGGACTGACGGTTTGCGCGCTCAGGGGGCCGTTGGACCGGCGAACCCGAACGGACGGCTCTGTCGAAAGGGTATCGATGCGTTTGCTGTCGTGGACGAGGATCGGCTCACACGGCCAGTGGTCCGTCGAGACAGTGACTGGCGTGCTGTTTCGTGGTCAGCTGCCTACGACCACGTCGTCGATCAGTTCGAGCGATTGCTTGATGTCCACGGGCCAGACACACTCGGGTTTCTCGGAGCACCTCACTGTACGAACGAGGAAAACTATCTTTTGCAGAAACTCGCACGACTGCTTGGAACGAACAACGTCGACAATCGCGCCCGGCACTGTCACGTTTCGACGACGCGGGTGCTATCGGATCGGGTCGGTTGGCCAGCGACGACGAATCGTCTGGCGGATCTCAGTGATGCGGATGTGATCATCGTCGCAGGGGCCAATCCTGCCGAGCGCCAACCGATCGCGTTCAACAGCTTCGTCAGACCTGCAGTCAACGAGGGAACGACTCTCATACACGTGGAACCGGTGGGGAACCGGACGACACGGTTGGCCGACGTTCATATCGCCCCTCGTCCCGGTATGGACGCTCTTATGTTCGATCTCCTGAGTGCACGGGTGTTAGAAATGGACGGCGTCGACAGGGATTTCGTAACCCGACGAACGTCGGGGTTCGAAGCGTTCACGGCCACGATAACCGAGGTAGATCACGAGACCAGAATTTCCGTTGCGGACGTGGATACCGATGTCGTCGACGATGTTGCAAGACTCATTGCCGGTGCGGATCGCGTTGCAGGAATGGTTGGCACCGGTGTCGAGGGGTCTGCCGGTCGGACGAACGCATCGGAGGCGTTCTTTCATCTACTCCTGTTAACCGGTAATTTCGGCCGCCGGGGCACTGGGTTGTACGTGCTTCGCGGTCTCACGAACGAACAGGGAGCGATCGATGCTGGCTGTGTCCCCGACCGGCTCCCCGGCCATCAGTCAGTGATGGATACCGAAGCCCGTGAGCGGATCGCTTCGGAATGGGGTGATCCACCACCATCCACTCCGGGTAAAACGGCGAAAGAACTGCTTGCGTCGTTTGGGAACGATATTCGCGGGGCACTCGTTGTCGGGGAAAATCCTGCGATTTCCAAACGTGATCCGGAGTGGGTCCGACAGCGACTGAACGCGCTCGATCTCCTCGTCGTTCTCGACCTCGTATCGAGTGAAACGACCCGCCACGCGGATGTCGTTCTCCCGACCGCCACGAGTGTGGAAAAGGACGGAACGCTCACCAACCTCGAACGGCGCGTCCAGCGGACTCGACAAACGGTCCCACCACCGGGACAAGCCCGGCCGGACTTCGTCATCCTTCGAGACCTCGGCCAACGATTGATAGACGCTCGTGCCTTCGATTATTCGACCGTTTCCACGGTGTTCGACGAGTTGAGCCGGGTCGCACCGACTCATACGGAGATCTCATACGCAGATATCGACCGTCACGGGCGTCAATGGCCGTTCGACAGTGATGGCGTGCTGTATGAAGAGACGTTTGCTACCCCCAATGGGGTTGCTGTCTTCGGGAGCGCACAGCCGATGGTTGAACTCGACGCCGAGAGCGGACTCCAGCTGGTCGTCGGTGGCCGAACGAGCGAACGTCACGACGATCACCGTACGAACGAGCGGACGCTACGGATGCATCCCGCGGATGCGAGTGAGCGATCGATCGAGTCGGCCGATTCGGTCGCTGTCTCTCACCGATCGGTCACTGTCGAAGCCCCAGTGCAACTCGCTAGTGATCTCCGTCGCGGGACAGTGTATCTCCCAGCAGAGGTTGCAGATCCGCTTCTCAGGTGTGAGACGTCAACTGTCACCGTCAGACCGATCTCCAGTACAACACATACCCATCGATAA
- a CDS encoding PsbP-related protein, with protein sequence MKRRQVLSGLAAGFALGPGCLKPFDSDGENASQPDSDGRTPTANESDRPTNTQTGTQNNSSSPTGSSSHGVLIDTTNLKTYTNDATSYSIKYPADWQLASTEPKTVRITDPDSMARMLIRVKDGVPSVVPRETIITTAIQQAKRRYSIDEVTRLDQREVTLPNGTPATLVKTRLRRSATDTVMRGTFIVAHVAETVYAAGVFVPEKAVTPSVDGAMTELVTSLTIH encoded by the coding sequence ATGAAGCGACGGCAAGTCTTGTCAGGGCTCGCCGCTGGCTTTGCTCTCGGCCCTGGCTGTCTGAAACCGTTCGACAGCGATGGAGAGAACGCTTCACAACCCGATTCGGACGGGCGGACACCGACGGCCAACGAATCTGATCGGCCGACGAACACCCAGACAGGAACGCAAAACAACAGTTCATCGCCGACCGGTTCATCATCCCATGGGGTGCTCATCGATACTACGAATCTTAAAACGTATACGAACGATGCGACCTCCTACAGCATCAAGTATCCCGCTGACTGGCAGCTTGCTTCCACCGAACCGAAGACCGTTCGAATCACTGATCCCGACAGCATGGCTCGCATGCTCATCCGGGTGAAAGACGGTGTTCCAAGCGTCGTGCCTCGTGAGACGATCATCACGACCGCTATCCAGCAGGCCAAACGAAGGTACTCTATCGATGAAGTTACTCGGCTGGATCAACGAGAGGTGACTCTCCCGAACGGTACGCCTGCTACGCTCGTCAAGACGCGGTTGCGACGGTCAGCAACCGATACAGTGATGCGGGGAACGTTCATCGTCGCTCACGTCGCCGAGACGGTCTATGCAGCGGGAGTTTTCGTCCCCGAAAAGGCCGTTACACCTTCCGTCGATGGGGCAATGACGGAACTCGTCACGTCGCTAACGATCCATTGA
- a CDS encoding ZIP family metal transporter, which yields MVLLENVLFVFVAGFTTALATGLGAIPFFFFDTISDRRNVLLWGVSSGIMISASVFGLVDEGLASGTPLDLAIGTGVGVLLVIVAHNFLIDADIDPHEYEKADFNKLVLILGVLTVHSFPEGIAVGVSFADLGLTDGVHIFGVSVPLLAVFMTIAISIHNVPEGTAISIPLTSMGVPKWKTVWWAVFSSIPQPIGAVIAFVFVRTARTFLAFGFGFAAGAMITLVLTEFVPEALNVGTDLPNGGKRELIGGIVLGILLMLPLALV from the coding sequence ATGGTCCTTTTGGAGAACGTCCTCTTCGTATTCGTGGCCGGATTCACTACGGCCCTCGCAACCGGTCTCGGTGCGATCCCATTTTTCTTCTTCGATACGATCAGCGACCGCAGAAATGTCCTTCTTTGGGGTGTTTCGTCGGGGATCATGATTTCGGCGTCGGTGTTCGGACTCGTTGATGAGGGGTTGGCAAGTGGCACACCGTTGGATCTCGCCATCGGGACGGGCGTTGGTGTCCTGCTCGTTATCGTTGCCCACAATTTTCTCATCGACGCTGACATCGACCCACACGAGTACGAAAAAGCAGACTTCAACAAACTCGTGCTCATACTCGGGGTTCTTACCGTTCACAGTTTTCCCGAAGGCATCGCTGTCGGTGTCTCGTTTGCCGATCTCGGTTTGACAGACGGGGTTCATATTTTCGGTGTCTCCGTCCCGCTACTAGCTGTCTTTATGACGATCGCGATTTCGATTCACAACGTCCCGGAAGGCACTGCGATCTCGATCCCGTTGACATCGATGGGAGTTCCCAAGTGGAAGACGGTCTGGTGGGCGGTTTTTTCGAGCATTCCCCAACCGATCGGAGCCGTTATCGCGTTCGTTTTCGTCCGAACCGCACGAACGTTCCTCGCGTTCGGATTCGGCTTTGCTGCTGGGGCGATGATCACCCTCGTACTCACGGAGTTCGTCCCCGAGGCCCTGAACGTCGGGACGGACCTGCCAAATGGAGGGAAGCGTGAACTTATCGGTGGGATCGTCCTTGGGATCCTGCTGATGTTACCGCTCGCACTCGTTTGA
- a CDS encoding 2Fe-2S iron-sulfur cluster-binding protein has protein sequence MDSDPIWDDAHDTTGTEPIWKKSRRVREGQVEINAVLATGTATDPDVTSDETTTITVDGQSITLEPSSTVLDGVAEADTNESVPALCSYQKDDRIGPRSACRTCMVESDEYGLIPSCSFPAREGMDIQTDTPTASETRDVNLDLVLGGHNLLCTTCGKNGRCELQEVSIENEVEHPRYGVVHDNEELEPIDESSPFIQIDRNKCILCNRCVEACNDVQVAGVLRMEGQAGDMRIGFQNGAETMMGSTCISCGHCVTVCPTGALVEQNLVEAATLPVPGFTHSNSVGKTMGEEYTSRPRRMTPMYTEEHTEAEPKIDEQTDSIWQYSDNE, from the coding sequence ATGGATTCAGATCCGATCTGGGACGATGCCCATGACACGACAGGAACGGAACCGATATGGAAAAAAAGCCGACGCGTCAGGGAAGGGCAGGTAGAGATCAACGCGGTGCTTGCGACAGGAACGGCGACAGACCCGGACGTGACATCCGACGAGACGACGACGATCACTGTTGACGGCCAGTCGATCACGTTAGAGCCGTCATCGACGGTACTCGACGGTGTCGCCGAGGCAGACACGAACGAAAGTGTGCCTGCGCTCTGTTCCTACCAAAAGGACGATCGCATCGGTCCACGAAGCGCATGTCGGACGTGTATGGTCGAGAGCGACGAGTATGGACTCATCCCATCGTGTAGCTTCCCTGCGCGCGAGGGCATGGATATCCAGACCGATACGCCGACCGCCTCGGAGACCCGGGACGTGAATCTCGACCTCGTGTTGGGTGGACACAACCTCCTGTGTACAACCTGTGGCAAGAACGGTCGCTGTGAGCTGCAGGAGGTCTCGATCGAGAACGAAGTCGAGCACCCGCGCTACGGCGTAGTCCACGACAACGAGGAGCTAGAACCGATCGATGAGTCATCACCGTTCATCCAGATCGATCGGAACAAATGCATCCTCTGTAATCGCTGTGTCGAGGCCTGTAACGACGTCCAAGTCGCCGGAGTCCTGCGAATGGAAGGCCAAGCCGGAGACATGCGTATCGGCTTCCAGAACGGAGCGGAGACGATGATGGGATCGACGTGTATCTCTTGTGGACACTGTGTGACGGTGTGTCCGACTGGGGCACTCGTCGAGCAGAACCTCGTCGAGGCAGCAACGCTGCCGGTCCCAGGGTTCACCCATTCGAACTCGGTCGGGAAAACGATGGGTGAAGAGTATACGTCCCGTCCACGACGGATGACGCCGATGTACACCGAAGAACACACCGAAGCGGAACCGAAGATCGACGAACAAACCGATTCTATCTGGCAATACAGTGACAATGAGTGA